A single window of Sphingobium sp. SCG-1 DNA harbors:
- a CDS encoding AMP-binding protein has product MRYAKGRMFAGIERFGASVAIVDELGDRISYAELAQRADELALPLGSSKQLVAIEASNTANALIAYVGALRANHAVLLLKGGNAQDERIHSTFRPNYIVRQGGHIWEHLSDGLPNEINSDLAVLLSSSGSSGTPKLIRLSHENLISNAHAIAEYLEITPSDRALTTLPFFYSYGMSVVHSHLMTGASLLLDDRSVIDPDLWTRFEGQGGTSFAGVPHSFELLERTNFLANPPAGLRYVTAAGGKLAPDKVAKFACALADRNIRFFVMYGQTEASPRIAYLPPEAAITHPYSIGRAIPGGELALEDEDGRRITAPGVPGELVYRGPNVMMGYAHGRDDLSRGKDVESLRTGDLATVDKDGFFTIVGRLSRFVKLFGLRIDLDDVEQWCGARSPGSAVAGDDRGIVLATIGAPDATLGNDLAAKLVIPQDKIAVVGMAELPRLASGKVDYPRILQLRTAEILPFETGKPLAVALAELLRIPAIGPNRSFIEAGGDSLNIVSASILIEDRLGQAPPGWERMSMAELDKLVSATGKSIPVPRPGVPSDILARAVCILLVVLHHGADIALEGAAIGLLMIAGFNFGRLQAPAVMTLGPLVPACRSLRRIVPLYIGIMVLYFIAKRDVFWPNIFLYSTFTRGYDDGATVIGLYWFIETYIWLILFSCLLVAVPFVARLERERNIMLPLIVLVVALALHLLVAPTGHVRAAELRSSFYLYYVFALGWILNFGTTRQRKLLLSIVALTVLVLQPAHRFQSGMIVTTGVAMLLLWIRRVEFGSRMAAWLTARIAHSSLYIYLVHPAVFMPLLTLFGRGEMLGIPARLIGALLLTVPLSVAAGLLLHALIDWTEQVTRDIWSRRQRAHAPLPLATSLHQPGEEMAAP; this is encoded by the coding sequence ATGCGGTACGCGAAGGGGCGGATGTTCGCCGGGATTGAGCGCTTTGGCGCTTCGGTCGCGATCGTCGATGAACTTGGCGACCGGATCAGCTATGCCGAATTGGCGCAACGAGCGGACGAGTTGGCGTTGCCGCTAGGAAGCAGCAAACAACTGGTCGCGATCGAGGCAAGCAATACGGCGAATGCGCTCATAGCGTATGTCGGAGCCCTGCGGGCGAACCATGCCGTTCTGCTGCTGAAGGGCGGCAATGCGCAGGACGAGCGCATCCATTCGACCTTCCGTCCGAACTATATTGTGCGGCAGGGTGGCCATATATGGGAGCACCTCTCTGACGGCCTGCCCAATGAAATAAACTCGGACCTTGCAGTCCTGCTGTCGTCGTCAGGCTCGTCGGGCACGCCGAAGCTGATCCGGCTGTCACACGAAAATCTGATTTCGAACGCTCATGCCATCGCTGAGTATCTGGAGATCACCCCCAGCGATCGCGCGCTGACCACGCTGCCATTTTTCTATTCCTACGGCATGTCTGTGGTGCATTCGCACCTGATGACAGGGGCGAGCCTTTTGCTGGATGACAGGTCCGTAATCGACCCGGACCTTTGGACTCGTTTCGAGGGGCAGGGCGGCACCAGTTTTGCAGGTGTTCCGCACAGCTTCGAACTACTGGAACGAACCAACTTTCTTGCCAATCCACCTGCGGGGCTGCGGTATGTCACTGCCGCGGGCGGAAAGCTGGCTCCCGACAAGGTTGCTAAATTCGCGTGTGCGCTTGCCGACCGCAATATCCGCTTCTTCGTCATGTACGGCCAGACTGAAGCGTCGCCCCGCATCGCCTATCTGCCTCCCGAAGCGGCGATAACTCATCCCTATTCAATTGGCAGAGCCATTCCGGGCGGCGAATTGGCGTTGGAGGACGAGGATGGTCGGCGCATCACCGCGCCCGGAGTACCAGGCGAACTCGTCTATCGCGGTCCCAACGTGATGATGGGCTATGCCCATGGCCGGGATGATCTCTCGCGGGGTAAGGATGTTGAGAGCCTGCGCACTGGCGACCTCGCGACCGTCGATAAGGACGGCTTTTTCACGATTGTCGGGCGGCTCAGCCGCTTCGTCAAACTCTTCGGGCTACGCATCGACCTGGACGATGTAGAGCAATGGTGCGGGGCGCGCTCCCCGGGCTCGGCCGTGGCAGGGGATGACCGCGGGATCGTACTGGCAACCATAGGGGCGCCCGACGCGACACTGGGAAACGATCTCGCCGCCAAATTAGTGATTCCTCAAGACAAGATAGCCGTGGTCGGCATGGCCGAACTGCCCCGTCTTGCATCGGGCAAGGTCGACTATCCGCGCATCCTGCAATTACGAACTGCCGAAATCTTGCCCTTCGAAACGGGAAAGCCCCTGGCGGTGGCGCTCGCCGAATTGCTCCGTATTCCCGCGATCGGTCCGAACAGGAGTTTCATCGAGGCTGGCGGAGATTCACTCAATATCGTCTCGGCTTCGATATTGATCGAGGATCGGCTGGGTCAGGCGCCCCCCGGCTGGGAACGCATGAGTATGGCTGAGTTGGACAAACTGGTCTCTGCAACGGGGAAAAGCATTCCCGTCCCTCGCCCCGGCGTCCCATCGGATATCCTGGCGCGCGCCGTGTGCATTCTGCTGGTCGTGCTGCACCATGGGGCCGATATCGCGCTGGAAGGCGCGGCCATCGGCTTGCTAATGATCGCTGGGTTCAATTTCGGTCGCCTGCAAGCGCCGGCCGTCATGACACTCGGGCCCCTCGTTCCAGCGTGCCGGTCGCTGCGCCGTATCGTGCCGCTCTATATCGGTATCATGGTGCTGTACTTTATCGCCAAGCGGGACGTGTTCTGGCCCAACATCTTCCTCTACTCGACCTTTACGCGTGGCTATGACGATGGCGCGACGGTCATCGGGCTGTACTGGTTCATCGAGACCTATATCTGGCTGATCCTTTTCAGTTGCCTGTTGGTCGCGGTGCCCTTCGTCGCGCGGCTGGAGCGGGAGCGCAATATCATGCTGCCGTTGATCGTGCTCGTTGTCGCACTTGCCCTGCATCTGCTCGTAGCACCGACGGGACATGTTCGGGCGGCCGAACTGCGATCATCCTTTTATCTGTATTACGTCTTTGCGCTGGGGTGGATACTGAACTTCGGCACCACCCGTCAGCGCAAGTTGTTGCTGTCGATCGTGGCGCTGACGGTGCTGGTGCTTCAACCCGCGCATCGATTTCAGTCCGGAATGATCGTGACGACGGGTGTCGCGATGCTGCTGCTGTGGATCAGACGGGTGGAGTTCGGGAGCCGGATGGCCGCTTGGTTGACCGCGCGGATCGCGCATTCCAGCTTGTATATCTATCTTGTCCACCCTGCGGTGTTCATGCCACTCCTGACGCTGTTCGGCCGGGGGGAGATGTTAGGGATACCGGCCCGATTGATCGGCGCATTGCTGCTGACAGTGCCTTTGTCCGTGGCGGCGGGACTGCTCCTGCACGCTTTGATCGATTGGACGGAGCAGGTGACGCGAGACATATGGTCGCGGCGGCAGCGCGCCCATGCGCCGCTACCACTCGCCACGTCTCTTCATCAGCCGGGCGAGGAAATGGCCGCGCCCTGA
- a CDS encoding polysaccharide lyase 6 family protein yields the protein MLLALISLAACASPGASREYLVHDIAEYRRVATTLAPGDVVTLANGEWKNFEIMFEARGTREKPVTLQAQTKGAVVITGRSNLRLAGEYLVVSGLVFRNGYSADADLISFREKQGVFASNSRLTEIVIDNFSQPNPEEGENWIAFYGHDNRLDHSHILGKRSRGVTVAVIRDDPQPQADRHRIDHNYFGPRPPLGKNGGETIRVGTSDLSKGISGTIIEDNYFEECDGEAEIISIKSGGNIVRGNLVIASQGSIVLRHGDGNLVERNVILGKGKPGTGGIRIINARQTVRNNYIEGVTGTGHYAALSIMNGSVSGPLNGYAQVTDTLIEGNSVIEAAEVSIGTGAGSKLAAAPVRTRFERNLVTGTGGASPFAVVSDASGIAFLANVAEVPPTGLSDRPPETIAVKSEVLNRAANGLFYPEGNVGAPRDLDPVSRDAVGVNWYRNP from the coding sequence ATGTTGCTCGCACTAATAAGCCTGGCTGCTTGCGCCAGTCCTGGTGCCTCGCGCGAGTATCTGGTGCACGACATTGCGGAGTACCGGCGTGTCGCTACCACGCTTGCCCCTGGAGATGTCGTGACGCTGGCGAACGGCGAGTGGAAAAATTTCGAGATCATGTTCGAGGCGCGGGGGACGCGAGAGAAGCCGGTGACGTTGCAGGCGCAGACGAAGGGAGCCGTCGTGATTACGGGGCGATCCAATTTGCGCCTCGCCGGAGAGTATCTGGTTGTTTCCGGCCTCGTCTTTCGCAATGGGTATAGTGCTGATGCGGACCTGATCTCCTTCCGCGAGAAGCAGGGCGTGTTCGCGTCCAACTCCCGCCTCACTGAGATCGTTATCGATAATTTTAGCCAGCCGAATCCGGAAGAGGGGGAGAACTGGATTGCTTTTTATGGGCATGACAATCGGCTGGACCATTCACACATTTTGGGCAAACGCAGCCGGGGCGTAACCGTCGCCGTCATTCGCGATGATCCGCAACCGCAGGCGGATCGCCATCGGATCGATCATAATTATTTCGGTCCCCGGCCGCCGTTGGGCAAGAATGGGGGAGAGACCATCCGCGTTGGTACTAGCGATCTTTCCAAGGGCATCTCCGGGACGATCATCGAAGATAACTACTTCGAGGAATGCGATGGCGAGGCTGAGATCATCTCGATCAAATCCGGCGGCAACATCGTCAGGGGCAATCTGGTAATCGCGTCGCAGGGCTCGATCGTGTTGCGCCATGGCGATGGCAATCTGGTCGAGCGCAACGTCATTCTGGGAAAAGGCAAACCGGGAACCGGCGGGATCAGGATCATCAATGCCCGTCAGACGGTGCGAAACAACTATATAGAGGGCGTGACGGGCACCGGCCACTATGCCGCGCTGTCGATCATGAACGGCTCCGTCAGCGGCCCACTGAACGGATATGCGCAGGTGACGGACACCCTGATTGAGGGCAACAGTGTGATCGAGGCAGCCGAAGTGTCAATCGGCACCGGTGCAGGATCGAAACTAGCAGCCGCCCCGGTGCGAACGCGGTTCGAACGAAATCTGGTTACGGGGACGGGCGGGGCAAGCCCCTTCGCCGTGGTCTCAGACGCCAGCGGTATCGCATTTTTGGCCAATGTGGCGGAGGTGCCGCCTACTGGCCTTTCCGATCGACCGCCAGAGACCATCGCGGTGAAGTCCGAAGTGCTCAATCGGGCGGCAAATGGCCTTTTCTACCCGGAAGGGAACGTTGGAGCGCCCCGCGACCTTGACCCCGTTTCACGCGATGCGGTGGGAGTGAATTGGTATCGAAATCCTTGA
- a CDS encoding VOC family protein — protein sequence MIHSLRHLALTVPDLTEGAEFYQAFGLNMADRGGALGFRCDGRDHDEVILVETGRDRRFHYASFGADEASLPIIAQRLQDRGIARLDPPSADAPDGLWFNDADGNLVNVTVAAKASHAAEPVPRVNRPGVIERSGERGCPSRDIAARPRRMGHIILFTPDVTRLQRFYCDVLGMRLSDTIVDEYAAFMRLPVDSDHHVLGLLKSPGPGFHHVSFEMASIDEAALGAQRLFGKGFRHAWGPGRHGVGSNYFHYFRDPWNGLAEYYSDMDYVSAGCDWPVTEWTKKDGMFLWSADGVPPPDFGRNYELS from the coding sequence GTGATCCATTCATTACGACATCTCGCACTCACCGTGCCGGATCTGACGGAAGGTGCGGAGTTCTATCAGGCGTTCGGCCTCAACATGGCCGACCGGGGCGGAGCATTAGGCTTTCGATGCGATGGCCGCGATCATGACGAAGTGATATTGGTGGAAACCGGACGCGACCGAAGGTTCCATTATGCTTCGTTCGGTGCCGATGAGGCCAGCCTTCCCATCATTGCCCAGCGATTGCAGGACCGGGGCATTGCGCGTCTCGATCCGCCCAGTGCGGACGCGCCTGACGGATTGTGGTTCAACGATGCCGACGGCAATCTTGTCAATGTGACCGTCGCGGCAAAGGCGAGCCACGCAGCGGAGCCAGTTCCGAGGGTCAATCGGCCCGGCGTCATAGAGCGCAGCGGCGAGCGCGGCTGTCCAAGCCGGGACATAGCGGCGCGGCCGCGCCGCATGGGTCACATAATCTTGTTCACGCCGGATGTGACCCGCCTACAGCGTTTCTATTGCGACGTGCTGGGGATGCGGCTGAGCGATACGATCGTCGATGAATATGCTGCGTTCATGCGCTTGCCCGTCGACAGCGATCATCATGTGCTCGGTCTGCTTAAATCCCCCGGCCCCGGTTTTCATCATGTCAGTTTTGAAATGGCATCAATCGACGAAGCCGCCCTGGGTGCGCAGCGATTATTTGGGAAAGGCTTCCGCCACGCCTGGGGGCCTGGGCGTCATGGCGTAGGATCGAACTACTTCCATTATTTCCGCGACCCGTGGAATGGCTTGGCCGAATATTACTCCGATATGGATTATGTGTCCGCCGGATGTGACTGGCCGGTAACGGAATGGACCAAAAAAGACGGCATGTTTCTGTGGTCGGCAGATGGTGTTCCGCCTCCGGATTTCGGGCGGAACTACGAGCTGAGTTGA
- a CDS encoding TonB-dependent receptor gives MTRSNAITLGAIAIATASAWPMKVHAQDSSAVNTDGGEQGIRDIVVTASRTGETSAQSTPIAMSVFSADKLDGSLVLNVKDLVAVVPGLNVAQVTASAVIYMRGIGSSNVFGGSDPSVTTQLDGVYIARAFGQFQDFVDIERLEVLRGPQGTLYGRNAIGGTINIISKKPDDSFTGKAQVTVGSQDAFTAQGFVSGPLIGDTVQASLAASYVRHDDYFNNLVAGQPGTSNANRGGVRGQIRVLPASGIELITRADWSKGNERFDSYDHLLVPFRPSGINAAPLANSIVGDFHTVAISSPQFNRTEFWGISQEASFELSEELALKSLTAYRHSSYDLQVDSDGTDLRAAEAGQAETSRQFSQEFNLTLNSERLSGVLGLFYFHDKTSTDLFANNYASPVLPPAAAFRIATTPDSLTRSLAAFAQGTFKLTPDLGITAGIRYTHDRKRIEQNFNRVSLATGQSTPGFPFVYDLQRNFDAVTPKFGIDWQVTPQILLYGSATRGFKSGGTSIFANTPADLSFEPETIWAYEGGMKSDLLGRRLRINVSLFHYDYKDLQVQSLVAPGVVAIRNAANARVTGAEFEVTARPVNALTLTANYALLDTEYRSFPTSSVPNQLVPFLTGDTRFNAATRTYNAAGNRLNAAPRHQLSGSAQFNFDLVGGKAFLRGEYYYQSRVFYDPSNAAVFAQRGYDLINGSVGWTSADRDWSLQLIGKNLNDKQYLITIAANGLVPAGLAGAPRTFALQLTKSW, from the coding sequence ATGACAAGATCGAATGCCATCACCCTAGGAGCCATTGCAATTGCCACAGCGTCAGCCTGGCCCATGAAAGTCCACGCGCAGGATTCGTCCGCGGTCAATACGGACGGTGGCGAACAGGGTATCAGGGACATCGTCGTCACCGCCAGCCGGACGGGTGAGACGAGCGCGCAAAGCACACCCATTGCCATGAGTGTATTTTCTGCTGACAAGCTCGACGGCTCTCTGGTTCTCAACGTCAAGGATCTGGTAGCGGTCGTCCCCGGCCTCAATGTCGCGCAAGTCACGGCGAGCGCAGTGATCTACATGCGGGGCATCGGATCATCGAACGTCTTCGGCGGGTCGGACCCCAGCGTGACTACTCAGCTTGACGGTGTCTATATCGCGCGTGCGTTCGGACAATTTCAGGATTTTGTCGACATCGAGCGGCTGGAGGTCCTGCGGGGGCCGCAAGGAACGCTATACGGGCGTAATGCCATCGGCGGCACCATCAACATCATTTCGAAAAAGCCTGATGACAGTTTTACCGGCAAGGCGCAGGTAACGGTCGGCAGCCAAGACGCCTTTACTGCACAGGGGTTCGTCTCCGGACCATTGATTGGAGACACTGTACAGGCAAGTCTCGCAGCCAGCTACGTTCGCCATGACGATTATTTCAACAACCTCGTCGCCGGGCAACCCGGTACGAGCAATGCCAATCGGGGGGGCGTGCGCGGCCAGATCCGTGTCCTTCCGGCATCAGGCATAGAGCTTATCACGCGAGCAGACTGGAGTAAGGGCAACGAGCGATTCGATAGCTACGATCATCTGCTTGTCCCATTCCGGCCGAGCGGCATCAATGCAGCGCCGCTCGCAAACAGCATCGTCGGTGACTTCCACACAGTCGCTATTAGTTCGCCGCAGTTCAATCGCACCGAATTCTGGGGGATTAGCCAGGAAGCGAGTTTCGAGTTGTCGGAGGAACTCGCGCTGAAGTCACTCACCGCGTATCGGCATAGCAGCTATGACTTGCAGGTCGATAGTGACGGGACGGATCTGCGTGCCGCTGAGGCAGGCCAAGCCGAAACGTCGCGCCAATTCAGCCAAGAGTTTAACCTGACGCTCAACAGCGAAAGGCTATCGGGCGTTCTTGGCCTTTTCTATTTCCACGACAAGACCAGCACTGATCTGTTCGCGAACAATTATGCCAGCCCGGTGCTGCCGCCTGCCGCCGCGTTCCGCATCGCTACCACGCCGGACAGTTTGACGCGATCTCTTGCCGCCTTTGCCCAAGGGACATTCAAGCTGACGCCTGACCTCGGCATCACGGCGGGTATCCGCTATACGCACGACCGGAAGCGGATTGAGCAGAACTTCAATCGCGTTTCACTGGCGACCGGGCAGTCAACTCCGGGCTTTCCGTTCGTCTATGATTTGCAGCGCAATTTCGATGCAGTGACGCCCAAGTTCGGCATCGACTGGCAAGTCACTCCCCAGATACTGCTGTATGGATCGGCAACCCGCGGTTTTAAATCGGGTGGAACGAGCATCTTCGCTAACACGCCAGCGGACCTTTCGTTCGAGCCTGAGACGATATGGGCCTATGAAGGTGGCATGAAGAGCGATCTGCTGGGGCGGCGGCTGCGCATCAATGTCAGCTTGTTTCACTACGATTATAAAGACCTCCAGGTTCAATCGCTCGTTGCGCCCGGCGTAGTTGCGATCCGTAATGCCGCTAACGCGCGGGTTACTGGCGCAGAGTTCGAAGTGACCGCCCGGCCCGTAAATGCACTGACCTTGACGGCGAATTACGCGCTGCTCGATACTGAATATAGGTCGTTTCCCACATCAAGCGTACCGAACCAGTTAGTCCCGTTTTTAACAGGCGACACTCGGTTCAACGCTGCGACCCGCACCTATAATGCAGCCGGAAATAGACTGAACGCGGCTCCCCGACATCAGTTGTCCGGATCGGCCCAGTTTAATTTCGACCTGGTTGGCGGCAAGGCCTTCCTGCGGGGCGAATATTATTATCAAAGCCGCGTTTTCTACGATCCGTCCAACGCCGCAGTCTTTGCGCAACGCGGATATGATCTGATTAATGGCTCGGTGGGCTGGACCAGTGCCGACCGTGATTGGAGCCTGCAGTTGATCGGCAAAAATCTGAACGACAAACAATATCTGATAACCATTGCGGCTAATGGGTTAGTGCCTGCAGGATTGGCAGGAGCCCCACGCACATTCGCGCTGCAACTGACTAAGAGCTGGTGA
- a CDS encoding putative quinol monooxygenase, with amino-acid sequence MTMLAIWATMQARPGRETEARSFLEEAHRRIARDEPGTTSFHALDLGNGSFAIFNTFVDEEAVMAHVNGPIAAWVQATNPDLFVEPYAITRAKLFAHKPHTTPTAVSED; translated from the coding sequence ATGACGATGCTGGCAATCTGGGCGACGATGCAGGCGCGGCCGGGACGCGAGACTGAGGCGCGAAGCTTCCTGGAGGAGGCGCATCGGCGGATCGCGCGGGATGAACCGGGAACCACAAGCTTCCATGCGCTGGACCTCGGCAATGGCAGCTTCGCAATCTTCAACACCTTCGTCGATGAGGAGGCAGTCATGGCGCATGTCAACGGTCCGATCGCGGCATGGGTGCAGGCGACGAACCCCGACCTTTTCGTCGAACCTTATGCGATTACCCGCGCCAAATTGTTCGCGCACAAACCCCATACCACTCCTACCGCAGTCTCGGAGGATTGA
- a CDS encoding FAD-dependent monooxygenase has translation MENASNDCDVLVVGAGPTGLMAANLLKRAGVNVRLVEQRGEATRESRAFAVQARTLELMDSIGLARNFLAQGVRADSVNIHVKGRFRGGLDFARANAGDTPYPFILMIPQSRLEAILSDDCSALGVSIERQTTVTAVEQDGQGVTTHADGADGPFRIRSAYVIGADGSRSIVRQATGLGWDGDMLPQRFLLADCKVHWPLDHESFRVFLNGSRIGLFLPLDGAKVSRVMATDVSGSFGDEDGSKPAPLDLAEMEEGLSKAIALPVRLSDPVWVTRYRAHHRFTDCYRANRAFIAGDAAHIHSPAGGQGMNTGLQDAANLAWKLAAVLRAGAKDGLLDSYDQERRPVGENVIKSTGRLFAAAAGQTGAKAAVRDQIISTVLPLLTRVSPFQKRAFFNTSQRAIAYPLGAYVSGTASKLAPPGARAPDAPVHAVGSVFALLRGYRFTILVFSREKLNEADTASITAAQTRLMARGLAIGIIAGAQPDEDVVFQRYGVGQNPGQAVVLVRPDGYIAWRGESLSLDLCESHAAMIMPRRGISDAS, from the coding sequence GTGGAGAATGCTTCGAACGACTGTGATGTCCTGGTGGTTGGTGCCGGCCCCACCGGGTTGATGGCGGCAAACCTGCTGAAGCGCGCCGGGGTGAATGTGCGGCTTGTCGAGCAGCGGGGCGAGGCGACCCGAGAGTCGCGTGCTTTCGCCGTTCAGGCGCGCACGCTGGAATTGATGGACAGCATCGGCCTGGCCCGAAACTTCCTTGCACAGGGAGTTCGTGCGGACTCGGTCAACATCCATGTGAAAGGTCGCTTCCGCGGCGGACTCGATTTCGCGCGGGCGAATGCAGGCGACACGCCTTACCCTTTCATCCTGATGATCCCCCAGTCACGTCTGGAAGCCATTTTGTCCGACGATTGTAGCGCATTAGGTGTAAGCATAGAACGACAGACGACCGTGACGGCAGTCGAGCAAGACGGGCAAGGAGTGACCACGCACGCCGATGGCGCCGATGGGCCATTCAGAATTCGCAGCGCCTATGTAATCGGGGCGGATGGATCACGCAGCATAGTGCGGCAGGCGACGGGTCTGGGCTGGGACGGAGACATGCTTCCGCAGCGCTTCCTGCTTGCCGACTGCAAAGTTCACTGGCCCCTCGATCACGAAAGTTTCCGCGTGTTCCTTAACGGCTCACGCATCGGTCTTTTCCTGCCGCTTGACGGTGCGAAAGTGTCGCGAGTCATGGCGACGGACGTTAGTGGTTCGTTCGGCGACGAGGACGGCAGCAAACCCGCTCCGCTGGACCTGGCGGAGATGGAAGAAGGATTGTCTAAAGCAATCGCCCTCCCCGTCAGGCTGAGCGATCCCGTTTGGGTGACGCGATACCGCGCGCACCATCGCTTCACTGACTGCTATCGGGCTAACCGTGCATTCATCGCCGGTGACGCCGCCCATATCCATTCGCCGGCCGGTGGCCAGGGCATGAACACGGGCTTGCAAGACGCGGCGAACCTTGCGTGGAAGCTTGCGGCGGTTCTTCGCGCGGGGGCAAAGGACGGGCTGCTCGACAGCTATGACCAAGAACGTCGTCCAGTCGGAGAAAACGTGATTAAGTCGACCGGTCGTTTGTTTGCTGCCGCTGCCGGACAGACCGGCGCAAAAGCCGCCGTCCGCGACCAGATCATCAGCACGGTCCTGCCGCTGCTAACGCGCGTGTCGCCCTTCCAGAAAAGGGCGTTTTTCAATACGTCACAACGCGCGATCGCATATCCGCTCGGCGCGTATGTGAGCGGCACCGCCAGCAAATTAGCGCCACCTGGCGCACGGGCTCCGGACGCGCCTGTGCATGCTGTAGGGTCTGTATTCGCGCTGCTGCGCGGTTACCGCTTCACGATCCTCGTTTTTTCGCGCGAGAAGTTGAACGAGGCAGATACCGCCAGCATTACCGCCGCACAAACCCGGCTCATGGCACGCGGGTTGGCGATAGGGATCATCGCAGGGGCACAGCCGGACGAAGACGTCGTTTTTCAGCGCTATGGTGTGGGGCAGAATCCGGGACAGGCAGTCGTCCTTGTGCGGCCCGACGGCTACATTGCCTGGCGCGGTGAAAGTCTCTCGCTGGATTTGTGCGAGAGCCACGCCGCGATGATAATGCCGAGAAGAGGTATTAGCGATGCATCTTGA
- a CDS encoding luciferase family protein produces the protein MHLELPPRAGPRPATLPRAPHSQLNQLVPPAARRTLSSALLTSLADLAHVSLGQSMRAPPGTVGLYLDPEHACENAQAFLIGHEFAHIHFDDDGSLHAILPEPLRSEAIDKGWAEPHPLAGQPTVSPDTVMLYAPRDNDEVVLIAKLVRQSFLNAMKNAEERSPT, from the coding sequence ATGCATCTTGAACTCCCACCGCGCGCCGGTCCTCGCCCCGCGACGTTGCCCCGCGCACCACACAGCCAGCTAAACCAGCTCGTGCCTCCCGCCGCGCGGCGAACGCTGAGCAGCGCGCTGCTGACATCGCTTGCAGATTTGGCGCATGTGAGCCTGGGCCAAAGTATGCGCGCGCCGCCGGGGACGGTGGGCCTCTATCTCGACCCGGAGCATGCCTGCGAAAACGCGCAAGCGTTCCTGATTGGTCATGAATTTGCGCATATTCATTTCGATGATGATGGCAGCTTGCACGCTATATTGCCCGAGCCTTTGCGCAGCGAAGCCATCGACAAAGGCTGGGCCGAACCCCATCCGCTTGCCGGGCAACCGACTGTTTCGCCGGACACCGTGATGCTGTACGCCCCCCGCGACAATGATGAAGTCGTTTTGATCGCTAAGCTTGTTCGCCAATCTTTCCTGAACGCGATGAAGAACGCCGAAGAGAGATCACCCACGTAG
- a CDS encoding metallophosphoesterase, with protein sequence MTLAELYEDDQGEHAENLHRNSASVAGELVYCIGDIHGCYDLLKLLLGKIVGDLAHRSPAQRPILIFCGNYVDKGPASSKVLETVCWLKRYAPFETHLLMGDHERAMLNYIEDPQSASDWLEQGGSNTLDSYGVPHSVAMASVLDQVRARDDLLHRMPASHLAALKNLEQIIGIGDYAFVHAGVRPQVRLDRQSLDDLTGIGSEFLDWTGRFDKIIVHGHAWKDDQVQFARHRIGVDTGAYETGVLSAVRIEDEAVEIIQARI encoded by the coding sequence ATGACCCTGGCTGAGCTATATGAAGACGATCAGGGCGAACACGCGGAGAATCTGCATCGCAATTCGGCATCAGTCGCGGGTGAACTCGTCTACTGCATAGGTGACATCCATGGATGCTACGATCTCCTGAAGCTGCTCCTTGGCAAGATCGTCGGGGATTTAGCGCACCGATCCCCTGCGCAACGACCTATATTGATATTCTGCGGCAACTATGTCGACAAAGGCCCGGCCTCTTCAAAGGTGCTGGAAACGGTCTGTTGGTTAAAGCGGTACGCACCATTCGAAACGCATCTGCTGATGGGCGATCATGAGCGGGCGATGCTGAACTATATCGAAGACCCGCAGAGCGCTTCTGACTGGCTGGAGCAAGGCGGCAGCAACACCCTCGACTCCTATGGGGTTCCGCACTCCGTGGCTATGGCAAGCGTGTTGGATCAGGTGCGCGCGCGCGACGATCTCCTGCATCGTATGCCTGCATCGCATTTAGCGGCGTTAAAGAACCTTGAGCAGATCATCGGCATCGGCGACTACGCCTTTGTTCACGCGGGTGTGAGACCCCAAGTCCGGCTGGACAGGCAGAGCCTCGACGATCTGACAGGGATCGGAAGTGAATTTCTCGACTGGACGGGACGTTTCGACAAGATCATCGTCCACGGACACGCATGGAAAGACGATCAGGTACAATTCGCCAGACATCGGATCGGCGTTGATACGGGCGCATATGAAACCGGCGTATTGAGCGCAGTACGTATAGAAGATGAGGCCGTGGAGATTATTCAGGCCAGAATCTGA